One Microcebus murinus isolate Inina chromosome 10, M.murinus_Inina_mat1.0, whole genome shotgun sequence DNA segment encodes these proteins:
- the CLECL1 gene encoding putative C-type lectin-like domain family 1 isoform X1, with protein MAGDIVYADIKTVRTSPLEHSSPLSRSDSHHHGIFMKVGSVMIIILLVIVIILSILVVQFNSARHTNVDNEQKGKPCTGGNKSETITSTVSSNSSTVHKSCPTKDWKLHGGNCYWVAETKKSWRESQNECAMKNSHLIVIQDFTDMSFLWLYQKSSAFYWIGLTVPPEGESWTWVDNSSFNLSHLFSINKNEPQTRSKKCAEVSGNIITVQNCKHYNQWICEL; from the exons ATGGCTGGAGATATAGTCTATGCTGACATCAAAACTGTGAGGACCTCCCCTTTAGAACATTCATCTCCACTTTCGAGATCTG ATTCTCACCATCATGGAATTTTCATGAAAGTTGGATCTGTGATGATCATCATCCTCTTGGTAATAGTAATTATACTGAGCATTTTGG TTGTCCAGTTCAACTCTGCAAGACACACCAATGTGGATAATGAACAAAAAGGGAAACCCTGTACTGGGGGAAATAAATCTGAAACGATCACCTCAACCG tttcttcCAACTCTTCAACTGTCCATAAATCTTGCCCCACCAAAGATTGGAAGCTGCATGGGGGGAATTGTTACTGGGTTGCTGAAACTAAGAAATCTTGGCGTGAAAGTCAAAATGAATGTGCCATGAAAAATTCACATCTCATAGTGATCCAAGACTTTACTGATATG AGTTTCCTGTGGTTGTATCAAAAATcttcagccttttattggattgGCTTGACTGTTCCACCTGAAGGGGAGTCGTGGACCTGGGTGGACAACAGCTCTTTCAACCTCAGCCACCT gttttcaataaacaaaaatgaaccaCAGACCCGAAGCAAGAAATGTGCTGAGGTGTCTGGCAATATTATTACTGTACAAAATTGTAAGCATTATAATCAGTGGATCTGTGAACTGTAA
- the CLECL1 gene encoding putative C-type lectin-like domain family 1 isoform X2: MAGDIVYADIKTVRTSPLEHSSPLSRSDSHHHGIFMKVGSVMIIILLVIVIILSILVSSNSSTVHKSCPTKDWKLHGGNCYWVAETKKSWRESQNECAMKNSHLIVIQDFTDMSFLWLYQKSSAFYWIGLTVPPEGESWTWVDNSSFNLSHLFSINKNEPQTRSKKCAEVSGNIITVQNCKHYNQWICEL, translated from the exons ATGGCTGGAGATATAGTCTATGCTGACATCAAAACTGTGAGGACCTCCCCTTTAGAACATTCATCTCCACTTTCGAGATCTG ATTCTCACCATCATGGAATTTTCATGAAAGTTGGATCTGTGATGATCATCATCCTCTTGGTAATAGTAATTATACTGAGCATTTTGG tttcttcCAACTCTTCAACTGTCCATAAATCTTGCCCCACCAAAGATTGGAAGCTGCATGGGGGGAATTGTTACTGGGTTGCTGAAACTAAGAAATCTTGGCGTGAAAGTCAAAATGAATGTGCCATGAAAAATTCACATCTCATAGTGATCCAAGACTTTACTGATATG AGTTTCCTGTGGTTGTATCAAAAATcttcagccttttattggattgGCTTGACTGTTCCACCTGAAGGGGAGTCGTGGACCTGGGTGGACAACAGCTCTTTCAACCTCAGCCACCT gttttcaataaacaaaaatgaaccaCAGACCCGAAGCAAGAAATGTGCTGAGGTGTCTGGCAATATTATTACTGTACAAAATTGTAAGCATTATAATCAGTGGATCTGTGAACTGTAA
- the LOC105857543 gene encoding C-type lectin domain family 2 member H produces MRCDHTRAFPAGKGLQRKCLQIMSPITDIKLYCCHFIIAVLTISVVALSIVLSVREEKVPLEHSVCAACPESWIGFGSKCFYFSEDTRNWTFSQTFCASLEAHLAHFETPEELNFLRRYKGPSEHWIGLCRESAHHIWKWTDNTEYDTSFAIRGFGECAYLNDNGISSARNYTVRRWICSKPNSYVYGCQMRSPL; encoded by the exons GTAAAGGTCTCCAAAGAAAATGTCTACAAATTATGTCTCCTATAACTGACATCAAGCTTTATTGTTGCCATTTCATCATTGCAGTCCTAACTATAAGTGTGGTTGCACTTTCTATTGTTTTGTCAG TGAGAGAGGAAAAGGTGCCGTTAGAGCACTCTGTGTGTGCTGCCTGCCCGGAAAGCTGGATTGGATTTGGAagtaaatgtttttacttttctgaagACACAAGGAATTGGACATTCAGTCAAACTTTCTGTGCCTCGTTAGAAGCCCACCTTGCTCACTTTGAAACTCCGGAAGAACTG AATTTTCTGAGAAGATACAAGGGCCCTTCTGAGCATTGGATTGGCCTCTGCAGAGAATCAGCACATCACATTTGGAAATGGACAGACAACACTGAATATGATACCTC GTTTGCCATCAGAGGCTTTGGAGAATGTGCTTATCTGAATGACAATGGAATCAGTAGTGCCAGGAACTACACAGTTCGGAGATGGATTTGTAGCAAGCCAAACAGTTATGTCTATGGATGCCAAATGAGAAGCCCTTTATAG